In Macadamia integrifolia cultivar HAES 741 chromosome 5, SCU_Mint_v3, whole genome shotgun sequence, a single window of DNA contains:
- the LOC122078102 gene encoding protein CDI isoform X1, which translates to MAPEAEVVKNLNGNSLETADLVADMNPGSAKKPFKIFVGYDPREDVAYEVCRYSILKRSSVPVEVIPIKQQDLRSKDLYWRERGHTESTEFSFSRFLTPFLANYDGWAMFVDCDFLYTTDFKELIELIDDSYAIMCVQHDYTPKESTKMDGAVQTVYPRKNWSSMVLYNCGHPKNKILTPKLVNSETGAFLHRFMWLEDHEIGSIPFVWNFLVGHNKVNENDPSTFPKALHYTTGGPWFEDWKNCEFADLWVNEFEAYKKETELA; encoded by the coding sequence ATGGCTCCAGAGGCCGAGGTGGTGAAAAATTTGAACGGAAATAGTCTCGAAACTGCAGATCTTGTAGCTGATATGAATCCGGGTAGTGCGAAGAAGCCCTTCAAGATCTTTGTGGGTTACGATCCGCGTGAGGATGTTGCTTATGAGGTCTGTCGTTACTCGATCTTAAAGCGTTCTTCGGTTCCAGTGGAAGTTATACCTATCAAACAACAGGATCTGAGGAGTAAGGATCTTTACTGGCGTGAGAGAGGGCATACAGAGAGCACCGAGTTCTCTTTCAGTCGGTTTCTGACTCCATTTCTTGCCAATTACGATGGTTGGGCAATGTTTGTTGATTGTGATTTCCTTTACACAACAGATTTTAAGGAATTGATAGAGTTGATTGATGATTCCTACGCAATCATGTGTGTTCAGCATGATTATACTCCCAAGGAAAGCACAAAGATGGATGGGGCTGTGCAGACAGTTTATCCAAGGAAGAACTGGTCTTCCATGGTTCTGTACAATTGTGGGCATCCCAAGAACAAGATCTTGACGCCTAAGCTTGTGAATTCCGAGACGGGTGCTTTTCTTCACAGGTTTATGTGGCTTGAAGATCATGAAATTGGGTCGATTCCATTCGTTTGGAATTTCCTTGTTGGTCATAACAAGGTCAATGAGAATGATCCTTCTACATTCCCCAAAGCTCTACATTATACTACGGGAGGGCCTTGGTTTGAAGACTGGAAGAACTGTGAGTTTGCAGACCTGTGGGTGAATGAATTTGAAGCATACAAGAAGGAAACAGAGTTGGCTTGA
- the LOC122078102 gene encoding protein CDI isoform X2 — protein MNPGSAKKPFKIFVGYDPREDVAYEVCRYSILKRSSVPVEVIPIKQQDLRSKDLYWRERGHTESTEFSFSRFLTPFLANYDGWAMFVDCDFLYTTDFKELIELIDDSYAIMCVQHDYTPKESTKMDGAVQTVYPRKNWSSMVLYNCGHPKNKILTPKLVNSETGAFLHRFMWLEDHEIGSIPFVWNFLVGHNKVNENDPSTFPKALHYTTGGPWFEDWKNCEFADLWVNEFEAYKKETELA, from the coding sequence ATGAATCCGGGTAGTGCGAAGAAGCCCTTCAAGATCTTTGTGGGTTACGATCCGCGTGAGGATGTTGCTTATGAGGTCTGTCGTTACTCGATCTTAAAGCGTTCTTCGGTTCCAGTGGAAGTTATACCTATCAAACAACAGGATCTGAGGAGTAAGGATCTTTACTGGCGTGAGAGAGGGCATACAGAGAGCACCGAGTTCTCTTTCAGTCGGTTTCTGACTCCATTTCTTGCCAATTACGATGGTTGGGCAATGTTTGTTGATTGTGATTTCCTTTACACAACAGATTTTAAGGAATTGATAGAGTTGATTGATGATTCCTACGCAATCATGTGTGTTCAGCATGATTATACTCCCAAGGAAAGCACAAAGATGGATGGGGCTGTGCAGACAGTTTATCCAAGGAAGAACTGGTCTTCCATGGTTCTGTACAATTGTGGGCATCCCAAGAACAAGATCTTGACGCCTAAGCTTGTGAATTCCGAGACGGGTGCTTTTCTTCACAGGTTTATGTGGCTTGAAGATCATGAAATTGGGTCGATTCCATTCGTTTGGAATTTCCTTGTTGGTCATAACAAGGTCAATGAGAATGATCCTTCTACATTCCCCAAAGCTCTACATTATACTACGGGAGGGCCTTGGTTTGAAGACTGGAAGAACTGTGAGTTTGCAGACCTGTGGGTGAATGAATTTGAAGCATACAAGAAGGAAACAGAGTTGGCTTGA